The DNA sequence gatgatgtctttttatattttatttttattattttttattatttgtatattatttttgtgttattttattattttaatgttttcttattattttcatttgattcgtaaaaatataaacaaataaagaaaaCTTTTCTGAAAATTAAACGTTTAGGTTCatttattttcttacaaaatGGGTTCCCCTCACAATTAatgttttagtttttattaaatatgttagAATACACTTACCTACTCAAAATTTTAATCATACAAAAAgcaattgaaaaaaaatgattaatttttggtgaaataaataaatatgaattCCCCAACAAGCATTCTTCTCTAATCTTCAAACGTTTTCATTACAAACCCCCAACAAATATTCTTGCCAAATTGTCACATATGCCAACGGATTTTATACACATTTTTAGttataataatgttattatttttaaaaatacatatttaatttattaatatcatTATATCAATTTATATCttaatttgttagttttttTGAAACCGAGTTCATTtatttatcttaatttgttattacacgatggaaaattattacaaatattatgtaaatatatcattggaaaattctataatgcatCCCTTTAAAGGGATGTACTCATATATCTTTATCTTTTAGtatctgaaataattttttagtcaaattttttattacggtcatgtaaattatagttattaagaTATCctctaaaattttaagaaatttaaaaaagtttaataCGCCAAAAATTATGTCCAAATGTTGCacgactattttattttataggcgtgtaaaatagattgtttgaacattattttctatcttgtaaattattctaaatttctcaaaattttgtaaaatatcttaaataaatataatgtacataaatacaaaacaaattaaactatttttttttttttaaagccgAAAAAGTAGAGGGTATATGAGTACATCCTTTTAAAGATGTCATTGTAAAATCACTCTATATCATTTACTTATATTTTTTAAgctaaatttaatacatttttttGAATCGTCTAATACTAACTATTTGGTTCCttacgaaaaataaataataataataataataatactaactATTTCCTTTGTTTGTTAACTTCATAATATCTACTTAGTGGGCATTAGAATTTGAAAGTGAATTATAGCCAAGTTCCTAAATCAccataattttgttaattttgaaaGGGAAGTTAGTTTAATTTGTTGTTCACCTTGAATTAATTACTCTGTTTAAGcttttcaaattaataaatttgtttACAATTTGCTCCTCTTATTTTTCAATCCTCCCATTGCATGGCCATCACTTTATGATATTGGCAATATCTTGTTTTAAATGTTATTACAAACATCTTTGTTCTATTATTAAgagatacaaaaaatgtgcattatatatacatatataatcatataataATGTGTATTagagcatatatatatacttataataatgtgtgtatatacaTAATGTTTTGGCGTAGGAGAGAAGTTGGTTTGTGTGGTTATCATAATAAGGGCAGGGCAAGAATCTGATACCACCAAACCATGCTTTTAAGATTAACTCATGCTCTGTGTGATCAAAAAATTGATCAGTGTTCTTCATCTCATCTCGGGGACGATAATGCTTTATCTGCAAATATTCCTGATTGTTATGCTAATTTGACTGGGCAAATTCCAAACTATATGGGAACTTATATAGATTGGAATCATACCTGTCTCCCTTCAGAATTCTACCATGTTAAAGTTCACCAAAATGGATGGGGATCACTCTTTCCAATCTAATGTTTCTTGGTTTGAGCTTTGCCATCTTCAGAATTTGGACATTGCTCATAACAATTTATTTAGAAAGCTTAAAGGCATGATCACTAAATCAATTCGAATGGCATTTGTGGTGAGAAAAGGAAGGGAAAATCAATACAGTACAATCTTAAGATTGGTCACTGGCTTAGACCTTTCAAACAACAATCTATCAGGAGAATTCCCAATACAACAACAACACTTTATTGTGTTGGTCATTACTCACTatataaaactaaataaaataaatttggttttatcagaaaaagaaAATCTGATATTTCATAACATTTTTGATTTGGAGCACACACAATATCACAGACAAAAACAACACAAGTCCACTGATCTATACCATGGTGTTTGAGTACTTAGTCTTTACTTCGTCAGTGTAAAAGTATTCTCTCTTACTATTAAAGACTTAATATCctcattttaaatataattgattattattCTATCACAATTTCATCTGGGGTTCTTGGTTTCATTATCTCTAATACACATTCACAGTTGTAATTGTCCTAATAAACCTTATGTCTACAAGTCCATTAAAGCTAAAATATTCCAGAGAAGtttcaaaaactaattatagTACTTAATCTTCATGAACAAAACGAAAAAAGAACAAACTTTGAGAACATAAATGGATATCCCATATAACatagcatatatatttttttgttttgttttcaatttcattttcattttgaggtaattaaactaataaacaAAAGGAATAAACTTGTACCTAACTTTACTTGCATACTCAACATAGTTGTCCCCAAAAGTCTCAACCATCAAAGCCTCTTCAAGCTTTGCCCTCTGCTCATAGTACCACAAGCAAACAGCTACTACAGAAAGTGAAGCCAAAGGAGCTTGAAGAGCAATACAGTAACCAGCAAAGAGAAGCATTGTTGAAGCATATATGGGATGACGAACCCATCTATATGGCCCAAACTGTACCACGGCAGTTGGCACCACAACCTTTTCTGAGTACTTTGCAAGGTACAAGGTGGAGTTATACTGCATTAACAATGTCACCAATATCATAACCCAAATGCCCACATTCCTTATCACCCCACCACTAATGAGGTGAAGCTCAGGTCCTTCGAATGCTGCCAGCCAATGGGAGAGCATGACTCCAATGCAGAACAGAAGGCGACGCCACCTGGGTGGTTTCACATCCCACTTAGGGTCGTGTGACCGAAGGTAGTAATCACCATAAAGCCGTTTCCTTACACTcacattgaagaagaagaagtagtGATAAACGAAGAAGAAGACAAAAGGCCAACCTTCAAGGAAGCCATTGAAATGGGCAGGTGGGACAAGGGTGAGCCA is a window from the Cannabis sativa cultivar Pink pepper isolate KNU-18-1 chromosome 1, ASM2916894v1, whole genome shotgun sequence genome containing:
- the LOC115707921 gene encoding uncharacterized protein LOC115707921, which translates into the protein MDLQSNLLIHSKVSPFSFGLTVGGKISLRHTNKHLQCHSIYPIRHSHLTHKPLTTQTKFPFFPNQLSTSSKRGNTHFLSCVKINSSFSQNPQLSTLKNLSFDSLKNTLLQLTPYDIIKLSTILSVTIAATKWATNGLLNPFFWMYFSWTWMFWPWIMAGALAVYGLYCFRKYVCGEANIFEQLAIVTSTFTWLTLVPPAHFNGFLEGWPFVFFFVYHYFFFFNVSVRKRLYGDYYLRSHDPKWDVKPPRWRRLLFCIGVMLSHWLAAFEGPELHLISGGVIRNVGIWVMILVTLLMQYNSTLYLAKYSEKVVVPTAVVQFGPYRWVRHPIYASTMLLFAGYCIALQAPLASLSVVAVCLWYYEQRAKLEEALMVETFGDNYVEYASKVRYKFIPFVY